The Salminus brasiliensis chromosome 8, fSalBra1.hap2, whole genome shotgun sequence genome has a window encoding:
- the phgdh gene encoding D-3-phosphoglycerate dehydrogenase: MASVSIKRILISESVDPCCKTILQENGIEVTEKQNMSKDELISQIKDYDGLVVRSATKVTADVIAAASSLKVIGRAGTGVDNVDVDAATKKGIIVMNTPSGNTISAAELTCTLLMSLSRHVPQAAMSMKSENWDRKKFMGAELYGKTLGIVGLGRIGKEVATRMQSFGVRTIGYDPITPPEVSASWGVEQMSLEELWPQCDYITVHTPLMPSTTGLLNDDSFAKCKRGVKVVNCARGGIIDEAALLRALESGQCGGAGLDVFVEEPPKNWALVKHPNVIGCPHLGASTKEAQARCGQDIALQIVDMVKGKALVGAVNAQVLASTFTPESQQWIRLGEAMGRVLKACSSSKQPYAHVHITTQGDCLKKSAGFLSSAAVVGLLTEGPGNGPNLVNALPLAEDTGIAIKKSHSDTKEATGACMMEVSVNGSIYKALGSVQAEVPVLLELNGSAFRQPIPLSGNLLFFKAAGSSQLLPSVTGVLAGAGIEMDYFSASTASNGDQWYCVGMQSLLGDLGSLKSLVKEAAQLAV, from the exons GACTACGACGGCCTCGTGGTTCGATCAGCGACCAAAGTTACTGCTGACGTCATCGCCGCTGCCAGCAGCCTGAAGGTGATTGGTCGAGCTGGGACCGGCGTGGACAACGTGGATGTGGATGCGGCCACCAAAAAGGGCATAATAGTCATGAA CACTCCAAGTGGAAACACCATCAGTGCTGCTGAGCTGACCTGTACTCTTCTGATGAGTTTGTCAAG ACATGTTCCACAAGCTGCTATGTCAATGAAATCAGAAAACTGGGATCGTAAAAAG TTCATGGGTGCAGAGCTGTATGGAAAAACCCTTGGAATAGTTGGGCTTGGAAGGATCGGAAAAGAAGTAGCCACTAGAATGCAGTCTTTTGGTGTGAGG ACCATTGGTTATGACCCCATTACCCCTCCAGAAGTGTCTGCCAGCTGGGGGGTGGAACAGATGTCCCTGGAGGAGCTCTGGCCCCAGTGTGATTATATCACTGTGCACACACCTCTCATGCCCTCCACTACAG GTTTACTGAACGATGACTCCTTTGCGAAGTGTAAAAGAGGTGTGAAGGTGGTGAACTGTGCCCGTGGAGGCATCATTGATGAAGCTGCTTTACTCCGAGCTCTGGAGTCCGGacagtgtggtggagctggccttgatgtgtttgtggag GAGCCTCCAAAGAACTGGGCCCTGGTAAAGCACCCTAATGTGATCGGCTGCCCTCATCTGGGAGCTAGCACAAAGGAAGCCCAAGCTCGCTGTGGCCAGGACATTGCACTGCAGATTGTGGATATGGTCAAAGGCAAAGCATTAGTGGGAGCT GTGAATGCCCAGGTGTTGGCCAGCACCTTTACCCCTGAGTCACAGCAGTGGATCAGGCTGGGCGAGGCCATGGGGCGAGTGCTAAAGGCCTGCAGCTCCTCCAAACAACCCTATGCTCATGTGCACATCACAACTCAAG GAGACTGTTTAAAGAAATCAGCTGGGTTCCTGAGCTCAGCAGCAGTTGTTGGGTTGCTGACTGAAGGACCTGGGAATGGCCCTAACTTGGTGAACGCACTGCCTCTAGCTGAAGATACTGGGATTGCA attaaaaaaagtCACAGTGACACAAAGGAAGCTACTGGTGCCTGTATGATGGAGGTCTCTGTGAATGGCAGTATCTATAAGGCCTTAGGCTCAGTGCAGGCCGAGGTGCCTGTCCTGCTCGAGCTGAATGGCAGTGCATTCCGGCAGCCAATCCCACTCTCTGGAAACCTGCTCTTCTTTAAGGCTGCCGGATCATCTCAGCTTCTGCCGTCAGTTACTG GGGTCTTGGCAGGAGCTGGTATTGAGATGGACTACTTCAGTGCCTCCACTGCCTCTAATGGTGACCAGTGGTACTGTGTGGGAATGCAGTCCCTGTTGGGAGATCTTGGTTCTTTGAAGTCCTTGGTGAAGGAGGCCGCACAACTTGCTGTATAA
- the klhl23 gene encoding kelch-like protein 23 produces MSAKDLESYTYDFFNGSHPSEMLDALQEFYTSGLFTDITLCCSTGQMFHCHKAVLSARSAYFKVMFTLDMRERSNGIIRLPGVDGDILSALVNYVYTSKVSITQANVQSLLEAADLLQFSSVKKACEEFLMRWLDVDNCLGMHTFAELHVCPVLEHEALRIILGRFEELIHQEEFLGLDLKKLMAILSAENLSVWKEDTLLEAVVKWATFDLDSRRDCIHDLLHCIQLEVDDLYLSTALEVHKVCNENKLRSVIVQSMRSCGKDLSLSCKKASSSMYIVGGYYWHPLSEIHIWDPISNTWAQGKDMPDYTRESYGVSLLGANIYVTGGYRTETVDALDTVWIYNVDSDEWTEGCPMVTARYYHCSVPLHGCIYAIGGYRGGAPVRETEFYDPLKKKWFPVADMIQGVGNATACVVQDRIYVTGGHYGYRGSCTYDKIQTYRADINEWSITTISPHPEYGLCSVSLNNKLFLVGGQTTITDCYDPDKDEWKQLAVMKERRMECGAAVINGCIYVTGGYSYSKGTYLQSIERYDPELDCWEIVGNLPTATRSHGCVSVFSV; encoded by the exons ATGTCTGCTAAAGATCTCGAGAGTTACACATATGACTTCTTTAATGGCTCCCATCCGTCAGAAATGCTGGACGCCCTTCAGGAGTTCTACACTAGCGGCCTTTTCACAGACATCACCCTGTGCTGCTCTACAGGACAGATGTTTCACTGTCACAAGGCTGTGCTGTCTGCCCGTAGTGCCTACTTTAAGGTAATGTTTACTTTAGACATGCGGGAACGTTCAAATGGCATCATCAGACTGCCTGGTGTGGATGGAGATATTCTAAGTGCTTTGGTGAACTATGTCTACACCTCAAAGGTGAGCATCACACAAGCCAACGTGCAAAGTCTCCTGGAGGCAGCTGACCTCCTTCAGTTCAGCTCTGTAAAGAAAGCCTGTGAGGAGTTCTTGATGCGGTGGTTAGATGTTGATAACTGTCTCGGTATGCACACTTTTGCTGAGCTCCATGTCTGTCCCGTGCTGGAACACGAGGCACTGAGGATTATACTTGGTAGGTTTGAGGAGCTCATCCATCAAGAAGAGTTTTTGGGACTAGATCTCAAAAAGCTAATGGCAATATTGTCTGCTGAGAACCTCAGTGTGTGGAAGGAGGACACCCTCCTAGAAGCGGTTGTGAAGTGGGCGACCTTTGACTTAGATTCCCGGAGAGACTGTATACACGATCTGTTGCACTGCATTCAGCTTGAGGTGGATGACCTGTACCTCAGTACTGCCTTAGAGGTGCACAAAGTATGCAATGAAAATAAGCTACGATCTGTCATCGTGCAGTCTATGAGATCTTGTGGAAAAGACTTATCTCTAAGTTGTAAAAAGGCCTCATCAAGCATGTATATTGTAGGAGGATATTATTGGCACCCGCTGTCGGAAATTCACATATGGGATCCCATTTCCAACACATGGGCCCAAGGGAAAGACATGCCTGACTATACAAGAGAGAGTTACGGTGTCTCGCTCCTGGGTGCCAACATATATGTCACAGGGGGATATAGGACAGAGACCGTGGATGCACTGGACACAGTCTGGATTTACAATGTTGACTCTGATGAGTGGACAGAGGGATGCCCTATGGTCACTGCCAGATACTACCACTGCTCTGTGCCTTTACATGGATGTATATATGCCATTGGTGGATATAGGGGAGGTGCCCCGGTTCGTGAGACGGAGTTCTATGATcctttaaaaaagaaatggtTCCCTGTGGCCGATATGATACAAG GTGTTGGAAATGCTACTGCATGTGTGGTGCAAGACAGAATCTATGTGACAGGAGGCCACTATGGGTACAGGGGAAGCTGCACCTATGACAAAATCCAGACCTACAGAGCTGACATCAACGAGTGGAGCATTACAACAATAAGTCCCCATCCAG AGTATGGGCTTTGCTCTGTGTCCCTGAACAACAAGCTCTTTTTGGTCGGCGGTCAGACCACCATCACAGACTGCTATGACCCAGACAAGGACGAATGGAAGCAGCTGGCTGTGATGAAGGAAAGAAGAATGGAGTGCGGAGCTGCAGTAATAAACGGGTGCATTTATGTAACTGGTGGCTATTCCTACTCAAAGGGTACCTACTTGCAGAGTATAGAAAGGTATGACCCAGAGCTGGACTGTTGGGAAATAGTAGGTAACCTACCTACTGCAACTCGTTCGCATGGCTGcgtttcagtgttcagtgtgtag
- the mettl5 gene encoding rRNA N(6)-adenosine-methyltransferase METTL5 has protein sequence MKLKELESCLQQVDGFEEPKILLEQYPTSPHIAGCMLYTIHNTFDDIKDKLVADLGCGCGVLSVGSAVLDAGLCVGFDIDSDALDIFKRNVEEFELPNIDMVQTDVCSIGSSYAKKFDTVVMNPPFGTKHNQGIDMQFLKTAISMARGAVYSLHKTSTRNHIQKKASDWKVKMEVIAELRYDLPASYKFHKKKSVDIQVDFIRFTPM, from the exons ATGAAACTTAAAGAACTGGAAAGTTGCCTTCAGCAAGTAGATGGATTTGAAGAGCCCAAAATCCTCCTGGAACAGTATCCAACCAGTCCCCATATAGCAG GTTGTATGCTGTACACTATCCACAACACATTTGATGACATTAAGGATAAACTGGTTGCTGACTTGGGATGTGGATGTGGAGTACTTAGTGTAGGATCTGCAGTTTTGGATGCAGG GCTTTGTGTGGGGTTTGACATAGACAGTGATGCTCTAGACATTTTCAAACGAAATGTGGAAGAATTTGAGCTTCCAAACATCGACATGGTTCAGACTGATGTCTGCTCCATCGGATCGTCATATGCAAAGAAATTTGATACGGTCGTCATGAACCCTCCGTTTGGCACCAAACACAATCAAG GTATAGACATGCAGTTCCTAAAGACAGCGATTTCAATGGCTCGAGGCGCAGTATATTCTCTTCACAAGACCTCTACACGAAAT CACATACAGAAGAAGGCAAGTGACTGGAAAGTGAAAATGGAAGTAATTGCAG AGCTCAGGTATGACCTCCCAGCATCCTACAAGTTCCACAAAAAGAAATCG GTTGATATCCAGGTGGACTTCATTCGGTTTACCCCTATGTGA